From a region of the Haematobia irritans isolate KBUSLIRL chromosome 4, ASM5000362v1, whole genome shotgun sequence genome:
- the phol gene encoding pleiohomeotic like, producing the protein MNIHNFALGSGSSAPIVNNLSLASAAVPVTHSATTSPLYFTHILPPSTTIIEQPYTSDLDEQPIPTCGPVGESFLIEEIIDERDEEGNIVVDPGEFFISGDNIQYYAVPEPLPPQMIMQPSPADALQAYAESVNVSESVMLPNNSPQVFDQYVAAQLNLGASQFGMPATMIPSHIKMEQPDTSELSKVVKQELPERNHMLCSRERKDKLMHNNRSRKPQVAKRWKQTKVPIRITQDEFNVTLWSALNSEDEDDQTIDDEDQSEQNAAKLQDNSMDSMEARSNSIEDTETTTRVNRMLLDESSMMHVNDGLSPAEYVIVPDPFTGDIVEEEVQTASGVEDIKCEETSLQNSEYQLSLIPPSPPRPQDLLQPKEEKRQNLAPSTFRNTQQLDQSHLIGIKQTNNMGEPTVKLKNQMSTNKQNKKSTPLAMNPASIGNNAVGSIATSSPPPEASSTLQPAQQLPVAPAATQPSSIVSTTTTASGTVTVFRCTYRDCNKEFRNHSAMRKHSATHGPRGHVCAECGKSFVESSKLKRHQLVHTGEKPFECTFEGCGKRFSLDFNLRTHVRIHTGDRPYHCPIEGCHKCFAQSTNLKSHMLTHSKPKRKWPRPVSNKPLIARYGRLELGEDPNLVYLETNEQYGPILDSS; encoded by the coding sequence ATGAATATCCACAATTTCGCTTTGGGCTCTGGCAGCTCGGCGCCTATTGTGAATAACCTGTCTTTGGCTTCTGCAGCAGTGCCCGTGACACATAGTGCTACAACATCACCTTTATACTTTACCCACATATTACCTCCATCCACTACCATTATTGAGCAACCGTATACATCTGATCTGGATGAGCAACCTATACCCACCTGTGGTCCTGTGGGcgaaagttttcttatagaagaAATAATCGATGAGCGCGATGAAGAGGGCAATATTGTGGTAGATCCAGGAGAGTTTTTCATCTCAGGTGACAATATACAATACTATGCAGTTCCTGAACCATTGCCGCCTCAAATGATAATGCAACCTTCTCCAGCGGATGCCTTACAGGCATATGCAGAGAGTGTTAATGTCAGTGAAAGTGTTATGCTACCCAATAATTCGCCACAAGTTTTCGACCAATATGTAGCGGCCCAACTGAATTTGGGAGCTAGTCAATTTGGTATGCCAGCTACCATGATACCATCACATATAAAAATGGAACAACCGGACACCAGTGAACTATCGAAGGTGGTCAAACAGGAACTGCCAGAACGCAATCACATGCTGTGCAGTAGAGAGAGGAAGGACAAATTGATGCACAATAACCGTAGCAGAAAACCCCAAGTAGCAAAACGGTGGAAACAAACAAAGGTACCCATTCGCATAACACAGGATGAGTTCAATGTTACATTATGGTCAGCTTTGAACTCGGAAGATGAAGATGATCAAACGATCGACGATGAAGATCAATCAGAGCAGAACGCTGCCAAGCTGCAAGATAACTCTATGGATTCCATGGAGGCAAGATCTAATTCAATAGAAGATACTGAGACAACCACACGGGTAAACCGCATGCTTCTGGACGAGTCCAGTATGATGCATGTTAACGATGGGCTATCGCCAGCGGAATATGTCATTGTTCCAGACCCATTTACCGGGGATATTGTGGAAGAAGAGGTCCAAACGGCTTCCGGCGTAGAGGATATAAAATGCGAAGAAACATCATTGCAAAACTCTGAATATCAACTTTCATTAATACCACCATCACCGCCACGTCCGCAAGATTTATTACAGCCCAAAGAAGAAAAACGTCAAAACTTAGCACCCAGCACCTTCAGAAATACGCAGCAGTTAGATCAATCTCATTTAATTGGAATAAAACAGACAAATAACATGGGTGAACCGACAGTAAAGCTGAAAAATCAAATgagcacaaacaaacaaaataagaaaTCCACACCGCTTGCTATGAACCCCGCATCAATTGGAAACAATGCAGTGGGTTCAATAGCAACATCTTCTCCGCCGCCAGAAGCATCAAGCACTTTACAACCGGCCCAACAGTTACCAGTAGCACCTGCTGCAACACAACCATCGAGTATTGTTTCAACAACTACCACAGCCTCAGGAACGGTGACAGTTTTCCGATGCACATATCGCGACTGCAATAAAGAATTCCGAAATCATTCTGCCATGCGTAAGCATTCGGCTACTCACGGCCCACGGGGACACGTCTGCGCTGAATGTGGAAAATCATTTGTAGAGAGTTCAAAACTTAAAAGGCATCAGTTGGTGCATACTGGTGAAAAACCCTTTGAATGCACATTCGAAGGCTGTGGTAAAAGATTTTCACTTGATTTCAATCTTCGTACCCATGTGCGTATACACACTGGCGACCGGCCCTACCACTGCCCCATAGAGGGGTGTCACAAATGCTTTGCtcaatcaacaaatttaaagagtcACATGCTGACTCATTCTAAACCTAAACGTAAATGGCCCCGCCCTGTAAGCAACAAGCCTTTAATAGCGCGTTACGGTCGTTTGGAACTAGGTGAAGACCCAAACTTAGTATATTTGGAAACGAATGaacaatatggccccattttagACAGCTCTTAA